One region of Aminobacterium colombiense DSM 12261 genomic DNA includes:
- a CDS encoding HlyD family efflux transporter periplasmic adaptor subunit yields the protein MNFNFGEKRKAVAYGVMVLCFITAAIWVYGLWWRNYEVTHPRITQAVPHSYEEEMPFSGMLLWEEIIVTTPVGGNVAYTVPESGGRVSQGDVIATVGEESRQQLRAPLTGYFVPGLDGFEGRLSYQSLWAGEDRIPQTPELSLFSMGHTAERGGFIGKLIPMPQELRAVGYADLTPALDKQLKRGLISLRRGPKDPLYQAEVRVVRKMGHRVKLYLSLPFFPVNIVKKRSVSYLISTEEHVGVSIPQSAVISREGKLGVFIVEGNYARFKEVKGIPLTDHLFFITSGLQPGNIVILKADHAREGRVELW from the coding sequence ATGAATTTTAATTTTGGGGAAAAAAGAAAAGCCGTTGCCTATGGAGTTATGGTTTTATGTTTTATAACGGCAGCCATATGGGTTTATGGGCTTTGGTGGCGTAATTATGAGGTGACCCACCCTCGTATCACTCAGGCTGTTCCTCATTCTTATGAGGAAGAAATGCCTTTTTCAGGAATGCTTTTATGGGAAGAAATCATTGTAACCACCCCAGTTGGGGGAAATGTGGCCTATACTGTTCCTGAAAGTGGTGGGAGAGTGAGTCAGGGAGATGTCATAGCAACTGTGGGTGAAGAATCACGTCAACAGCTTCGCGCGCCCCTGACAGGCTACTTTGTTCCCGGTCTCGATGGCTTTGAGGGGAGATTAAGTTATCAGTCCCTTTGGGCGGGAGAAGACAGGATTCCCCAAACCCCAGAGCTTTCGCTCTTTTCAATGGGACATACAGCAGAGAGGGGTGGCTTTATTGGAAAGCTTATCCCCATGCCTCAGGAGTTAAGAGCGGTAGGGTATGCGGATTTGACTCCAGCCCTTGATAAACAGTTAAAGCGGGGATTGATATCTTTACGTCGCGGTCCTAAAGACCCTCTGTACCAAGCGGAAGTACGGGTTGTGAGAAAAATGGGACATAGGGTGAAATTATATCTTTCCCTTCCCTTTTTTCCTGTTAATATTGTTAAAAAACGTTCTGTATCGTATCTTATTTCTACAGAAGAGCATGTTGGCGTGTCCATTCCCCAATCTGCTGTCATTTCGCGAGAGGGCAAATTAGGCGTCTTTATTGTGGAGGGAAATTACGCCAGATTTAAAGAGGTCAAAGGCATTCCCCTGACAGATCATCTTTTTTTCATTACAAGTGGACTTCAGCCAGGGAATATCGTTATTCTTAAAGCAGATCATGCCAGGGAGGGCAGAGTAGAGCTATGGTAA
- the queD gene encoding 6-carboxytetrahydropterin synthase QueD gives MLLKKEFVFDAAHNLIHYKGKCEKLHGHTYRMVVIIEGIPDHEGMVIDFCEVSSLVKERVISRLDHAYINDIIPQPSAENIAVWVWKEIEGFLRRPNCHLEAVEIWETATSGVVVRKEDINA, from the coding sequence ATGCTTCTTAAAAAAGAATTTGTATTCGATGCCGCCCATAACCTAATCCATTACAAGGGGAAGTGCGAAAAACTTCATGGCCATACCTATCGCATGGTAGTGATCATTGAAGGCATACCGGACCATGAAGGCATGGTCATTGATTTCTGTGAAGTTTCTTCCCTCGTTAAAGAGCGGGTCATTTCACGTCTTGACCACGCGTATATCAATGATATTATCCCCCAGCCTTCGGCGGAAAATATTGCGGTATGGGTCTGGAAAGAAATAGAGGGTTTTCTGCGACGACCTAACTGCCATTTGGAGGCAGTAGAAATTTGGGAGACAGCGACCAGTGGAGTAGTCGTTAGAAAGGAAGACATCAATGCGTGA
- a CDS encoding YggS family pyridoxal phosphate-dependent enzyme translates to MVTIDIRKNVELIRNSIEEGAAKSGRQAHEIKLIAITKNHAVEEMVTAIRDAGIMYIGENRVQEAQTKICSWPEEVQAQWHLVGHLQRNKARKALEIFHTIQSLESESLAERLERICVEMNRTVQVLLEVNTSGETSKHGVAPKDVQALLDFVIEKCPSLHVAGFMTVGPLTDDENRVREAFALLRNLRDDLSSSTGVSLPELSMGMSGDFQWAIEEGSTMVRIGTAIFGPRSY, encoded by the coding sequence ATGGTAACTATAGACATACGTAAAAATGTAGAACTTATTCGCAACAGTATCGAGGAAGGCGCTGCCAAAAGTGGGCGCCAGGCTCATGAGATAAAACTTATTGCCATAACAAAAAACCACGCGGTGGAAGAAATGGTAACGGCCATTCGGGATGCTGGCATTATGTACATTGGAGAGAACCGGGTTCAGGAGGCCCAGACAAAAATATGTTCGTGGCCTGAGGAGGTTCAGGCTCAATGGCACCTTGTGGGCCATCTTCAGCGGAACAAGGCGCGGAAGGCCCTTGAAATATTTCATACGATACAGTCATTGGAGTCCGAATCCCTTGCAGAGAGACTGGAACGCATATGTGTAGAAATGAACCGCACCGTCCAGGTGCTGCTAGAGGTAAATACGTCTGGAGAAACATCTAAACATGGTGTTGCGCCAAAGGATGTACAAGCACTTCTTGATTTTGTAATAGAAAAGTGTCCCTCTCTACATGTAGCTGGTTTTATGACCGTCGGCCCCCTTACAGATGATGAAAACAGAGTAAGGGAGGCTTTTGCGCTGCTCAGGAACCTGCGAGATGATCTGAGCTCTTCCACGGGAGTGTCCTTGCCGGAGCTTTCCATGGGTATGAGTGGAGATTTTCAGTGGGCCATTGAGGAGGGTAGTACCATGGTTCGGATCGGGACGGCTATTTTTGGTCCCCGATCATATTGA
- a CDS encoding regulatory protein RecX, giving the protein MSDRNLENYLQRLLTRGAYTCWQIHDKLVKKGAAEEEANKLVEQYKELGFLDDEAYSILFVASHRGWGDRKLRDELRRRKVARCVIEKVLEEAESDEVQRACILAGEWKDHDIDPRRIWGRLVRRGFSPSSCRIALERTCEPFF; this is encoded by the coding sequence ATGAGTGACCGGAATCTTGAAAACTATCTTCAGCGATTGTTAACCCGTGGAGCCTATACATGTTGGCAAATACACGATAAACTCGTAAAAAAGGGTGCAGCTGAAGAAGAAGCGAATAAATTAGTTGAGCAGTACAAAGAATTAGGCTTTCTTGATGATGAAGCTTATAGTATTCTTTTTGTGGCATCCCATAGAGGCTGGGGTGACCGGAAGTTGCGGGATGAGTTGCGCAGGCGAAAGGTGGCTCGCTGCGTGATTGAGAAAGTGCTTGAGGAGGCAGAGTCTGACGAAGTTCAGCGAGCCTGCATCTTAGCAGGAGAATGGAAAGACCATGATATTGACCCTCGTAGAATATGGGGGCGGTTGGTTCGTCGGGGTTTTTCTCCCAGTTCTTGCAGAATTGCTTTAGAAAGGACTTGTGAGCCCTTCTTTTGA
- the folE2 gene encoding GTP cyclohydrolase FolE2 — translation MRDVQNERDSRKIPIDLVGVRNLSYPIIVLDRQQNEQRTVAEISMAVSLPHHYRGTHMSRFIEVLEEFQGKVTLSQMEHITEHLRKVLHADRAEITFQFPYFMRRYAPVTNLPSYSRYDVTFWSQKSDTFDLVTTVSVPVQTLCPCSKEISEAGAHNQRGRIDISARMKNFVWIEELVEIAERCGSAPLHTLLKREDEKYVTEEAYNNAKFVEDVLRDTALALEAEPRISWYKVRVVSSESIHNHDAFAELERHVAHGGSI, via the coding sequence ATGCGTGACGTGCAGAACGAGCGAGACTCAAGAAAAATTCCCATTGACCTTGTGGGGGTGAGAAACCTCTCTTACCCCATTATAGTTCTCGATAGACAGCAGAATGAGCAGCGAACAGTGGCGGAGATCTCCATGGCTGTTTCCTTGCCCCATCACTATCGGGGCACACATATGAGTCGTTTTATTGAAGTTCTTGAGGAATTCCAGGGGAAAGTGACACTTTCACAAATGGAGCATATTACGGAGCATCTTCGGAAGGTCCTTCACGCAGACCGGGCTGAGATCACTTTTCAATTTCCCTATTTTATGCGCCGTTACGCCCCGGTAACCAATCTTCCAAGTTATTCCCGTTATGATGTGACATTCTGGTCTCAGAAATCGGATACCTTTGATCTTGTGACCACAGTTTCAGTTCCTGTACAGACACTGTGTCCCTGCTCAAAAGAAATCTCTGAGGCGGGTGCCCATAATCAGCGGGGCAGAATAGACATATCAGCCCGCATGAAAAATTTTGTCTGGATCGAAGAGCTTGTTGAAATTGCAGAACGCTGCGGTTCTGCTCCTCTTCACACTTTGCTGAAAAGAGAAGATGAAAAATATGTAACAGAGGAGGCCTATAACAACGCTAAATTCGTAGAAGACGTGCTCCGTGACACGGCCTTGGCACTTGAAGCTGAACCCCGCATATCCTGGTACAAAGTGAGAGTGGTCAGCTCTGAAAGCATTCATAATCACGATGCTTTTGCAGAGCTTGAAAGACATGTGGCTCATGGGGGGTCCATATGA
- the rny gene encoding ribonuclease Y, giving the protein MQIMTAIIGIAAGLAAGVAAGFMLSKTIGAKHLENAKLRAETILKEAVQEGEQRKREKLTEAREESYKLRQELERENKERRSELQRAERRLEQKEENLDKKIDRMSHKEEELRLQKEEVEKQSAEIELIRLEQVKRLEEIAEMSGEDARQVLLKETEENVQHDLGMLIKDLEEKTRRDADKKAKEVLVTAIQRCAVEQTSEVAVSVVPLPSDEMKGRIIGREGRNIRSFETLTGVDLIVDDTPEAVTLSSFDPVRREVARLSLERLVADGRIHPARIEELVEKATSDVEEQILEAGETALLETGIKNMHDELVCLIGQLRFRYSYGQNALQHSLEVSHLSGIIAGELGLDEEMARRAGLLHDIGKAVDHQIEGPHALIGSDLAKRYGETPEIINAIAAHHEDVEQTSVYDVIVAAADAVSASRPGARRESLDAYIRRLEKLEEVAKSFKGVSKAFAIQAGREVRVIVSPNVTDEGVVYKTAYDIARKIEEEMKYPGQIKVTVTREVRATEYAK; this is encoded by the coding sequence ATGCAAATTATGACTGCTATTATAGGAATAGCTGCAGGCCTTGCTGCTGGAGTTGCAGCAGGGTTTATGCTTTCAAAAACTATCGGAGCAAAACATCTTGAAAACGCCAAACTAAGGGCAGAAACAATTCTTAAAGAGGCGGTTCAAGAAGGGGAACAGCGTAAACGGGAGAAATTGACAGAGGCCAGGGAAGAATCTTATAAACTTCGCCAGGAACTGGAAAGGGAGAACAAAGAGCGCCGATCGGAGCTGCAGAGAGCAGAACGGCGACTCGAACAAAAAGAAGAGAACCTCGATAAGAAAATTGACCGTATGAGCCATAAGGAAGAAGAGCTTCGCCTCCAAAAGGAGGAAGTGGAGAAGCAGTCGGCAGAAATAGAGCTTATTCGTCTTGAGCAAGTCAAACGCCTTGAAGAAATCGCTGAAATGTCCGGAGAAGACGCTCGTCAGGTTCTATTAAAAGAGACAGAAGAGAATGTCCAGCATGACTTGGGGATGTTGATTAAAGATCTGGAAGAAAAGACACGGCGTGATGCGGATAAGAAAGCTAAAGAAGTGCTCGTAACAGCAATACAGAGGTGTGCGGTTGAGCAGACATCAGAAGTAGCGGTAAGCGTAGTTCCTTTGCCTTCAGATGAAATGAAGGGTCGTATTATCGGACGGGAAGGTCGAAACATCCGTTCTTTTGAAACTCTGACAGGAGTGGACCTCATAGTGGACGATACGCCTGAAGCTGTTACGTTAAGCAGTTTCGATCCAGTGCGAAGAGAAGTAGCCCGTCTTTCACTTGAAAGGCTTGTGGCTGATGGGCGCATTCATCCAGCCCGAATAGAAGAACTTGTTGAAAAAGCGACCAGCGACGTCGAAGAGCAGATTCTTGAAGCAGGAGAAACGGCCCTTCTAGAAACTGGCATTAAAAACATGCACGATGAGTTGGTATGTCTTATTGGCCAGCTTCGATTCCGTTATAGTTATGGGCAAAATGCCCTTCAGCACAGCCTTGAGGTTTCTCACTTATCGGGAATTATAGCAGGAGAACTGGGGCTGGACGAAGAGATGGCCCGACGTGCCGGGTTGCTCCATGACATAGGAAAAGCTGTGGACCATCAGATTGAAGGCCCTCATGCTCTCATTGGATCTGATCTGGCAAAGCGCTACGGAGAAACACCAGAAATCATCAATGCCATAGCTGCCCATCACGAGGATGTGGAGCAGACTTCTGTATATGATGTTATAGTTGCTGCAGCTGATGCGGTGAGCGCATCTCGCCCAGGGGCCAGACGAGAGAGTCTTGATGCGTATATACGCAGACTTGAAAAACTTGAGGAAGTGGCAAAGTCATTTAAAGGGGTAAGCAAGGCCTTTGCCATTCAGGCTGGACGAGAGGTGCGAGTCATTGTTTCACCGAATGTAACGGATGAAGGGGTGGTTTACAAGACGGCCTATGACATTGCTCGAAAGATAGAAGAGGAAATGAAGTATCCCGGTCAGATTAAAGTTACAGTGACCAGGGAGGTTCGGGCAACAGAGTACGCGAAATAG
- a CDS encoding 2-hydroxyacid dehydrogenase produces the protein MNILFGDKAFLRLRDSLFPAFKEHSLDVAGDGELEQKLPWADVLVIRPMNITKSLLQHGTNLKMVQQWGAGVEGLNIQDCTDLGIYACNIPSRGTGNGEGVAEMAILHMMLLGRRYHRSREKLLEGKVFTPPGTVLWGKKACVIGLGNLGHCLVERLKGLGMTVAGVNRTYRDEFFQWGVDTFHLLTEIEKAVTGCRFVIVALALTPETRHTIGESFFQAMDRDAFFINVARGDIVEREAFDKAIQNQWIAGAGLDVFWNEPPDIADPILHHPLITTTPHVGGVTDASFQGAVDFIVENIKRLSDGREPCSCLNVQDINRRKTL, from the coding sequence ATGAATATACTCTTTGGGGACAAGGCCTTTCTGCGATTGAGGGATAGTCTTTTTCCTGCTTTTAAGGAACATTCTCTGGATGTGGCAGGCGACGGAGAACTCGAGCAGAAACTTCCATGGGCGGATGTGCTTGTCATCCGTCCTATGAATATTACAAAAAGTCTTCTCCAACATGGAACAAACCTTAAAATGGTTCAGCAGTGGGGTGCGGGTGTGGAAGGCCTTAACATTCAGGACTGTACGGATTTGGGCATATATGCCTGCAACATACCATCCAGGGGCACTGGTAATGGGGAAGGAGTTGCAGAAATGGCCATTCTCCATATGATGCTTCTAGGAAGGCGATATCATCGATCCCGAGAAAAACTCTTGGAGGGCAAGGTCTTTACACCTCCAGGGACAGTTCTGTGGGGCAAAAAAGCCTGTGTCATCGGTCTTGGCAATCTGGGACACTGTCTGGTAGAGCGTTTGAAGGGCCTTGGGATGACTGTGGCAGGAGTCAACCGCACCTATAGGGACGAGTTCTTCCAATGGGGCGTAGACACCTTCCACCTTTTGACAGAAATAGAAAAGGCAGTGACTGGATGCCGGTTTGTCATTGTTGCCCTGGCATTGACGCCCGAAACGAGGCATACTATTGGCGAGTCTTTTTTTCAGGCTATGGACAGAGATGCCTTTTTTATTAATGTAGCTCGTGGAGATATTGTGGAACGGGAAGCTTTTGACAAGGCTATCCAAAATCAATGGATTGCCGGGGCGGGGCTTGATGTATTTTGGAACGAGCCGCCCGATATTGCCGACCCCATCCTTCACCATCCTCTCATAACAACTACTCCTCACGTTGGCGGGGTAACAGATGCTTCCTTTCAGGGTGCCGTTGACTTTATAGTAGAAAACATCAAAAGGCTGTCAGATGGACGTGAACCATGTTCTTGTCTCAATGTCCAAGATATTAACAGAAGGAAGACGCTGTAA
- the recG gene encoding ATP-dependent DNA helicase RecG: MTEKKLHQQSVRYIKGVGAVREKQLNRLGIQTAEDLILFFPRRYEDRRGLTSLAKLRPETTVSLLVRVVAVEKRQTSRKGFVIIQGLMTDGQDFLRAVWFNRKGLERLLTPGKEVALYGPIDWKYGHLQITNPEFEIIEEGESPESIGQVVPIYPLTAGLHQRWFRKLIRFCLDNSPFIFDPLPDFLRLKHAFPPLYDSILEMHYPQGRESWKKARDRLAYQELFVLQTGMALRRGERSRLAEKAPILPESGRLKERFLKEIFPYPLTEAQKKVSLEISQDMALNIPMHRLLQGDVGSGKTAVAVLALLQAVEGGYQGAFMAPTEILAQQHYYRLHSFLEPLGVSVVLLIGSLKNRARELTLQKISTGEAHVVVGTHALFSDPVTFSNLGFAVIDEQHRFGVLQKNALRAKGANEGQAPHILVMTATPIPRTLTLSVYGDLSVSVIDEMPPGRTPIQTRWLKKKEEGRLWAFIRERCSARERIYWVCPLIDESETLSVASVTERYEYLKKLFPDLNVGLLHGQLPSSEKETIMRSFARGHLDLIVSTTVIEVGVDVPQATVMVIEDADRFGLSQLHQLRGRVGRGGNQSYCVLLSNPTTREGVERLKVMCATTDGFKIAEADLRLRGPGEVCGVRQHGITDFRVADLLKDRSLLDMARKDAFSLVECDPRLSEEQGLLDYVLRTVGKNLELAGIA, encoded by the coding sequence GTGACGGAGAAAAAATTGCATCAGCAGTCTGTGCGCTATATTAAAGGGGTAGGGGCGGTAAGAGAAAAGCAATTGAACCGCCTTGGCATTCAGACTGCTGAAGATTTGATTCTATTTTTCCCACGCCGTTACGAAGACAGAAGAGGTTTAACCTCTTTGGCCAAATTGAGGCCGGAAACCACAGTTTCACTTCTTGTCCGCGTCGTAGCGGTAGAAAAGCGTCAAACATCCAGGAAAGGATTTGTCATTATTCAGGGACTTATGACAGACGGTCAGGATTTTCTTCGCGCAGTCTGGTTCAATAGAAAAGGACTGGAACGCTTGCTTACGCCAGGCAAAGAGGTTGCCTTGTATGGTCCAATAGATTGGAAATACGGACATCTTCAGATCACAAATCCTGAATTTGAAATCATAGAAGAAGGGGAAAGCCCTGAATCTATTGGTCAAGTGGTGCCAATCTATCCACTTACTGCTGGATTGCATCAGCGGTGGTTTCGCAAGCTCATTCGTTTTTGTCTTGATAATAGCCCATTTATTTTTGATCCGTTACCTGATTTTTTACGATTGAAACATGCTTTCCCTCCCCTCTATGACTCTATTCTAGAAATGCATTACCCCCAGGGGCGTGAAAGCTGGAAAAAGGCGAGAGATCGCCTGGCCTATCAGGAGCTCTTTGTGCTTCAGACAGGTATGGCTCTCCGACGAGGAGAGCGGTCCCGTCTGGCTGAAAAAGCTCCAATACTGCCAGAGAGCGGAAGACTGAAAGAGCGTTTCCTGAAAGAAATCTTTCCCTACCCTCTCACGGAAGCTCAGAAGAAAGTTTCTCTAGAAATAAGTCAGGATATGGCCCTTAATATCCCCATGCATCGCCTTCTTCAGGGGGATGTGGGGTCTGGCAAAACAGCAGTAGCTGTTCTGGCCCTCCTTCAAGCTGTGGAGGGAGGGTACCAGGGGGCTTTTATGGCTCCTACAGAAATATTGGCTCAACAACACTACTACAGGTTGCATTCTTTTCTGGAGCCCTTGGGGGTTTCGGTGGTGCTGCTCATAGGTTCTTTGAAAAACAGGGCGAGGGAATTGACATTGCAAAAGATCAGCACAGGTGAGGCCCACGTTGTGGTAGGAACTCACGCCCTGTTTTCTGACCCCGTCACCTTTTCAAATCTAGGGTTTGCCGTCATAGATGAACAGCATCGGTTTGGCGTGCTGCAAAAAAACGCCCTTCGCGCCAAGGGGGCCAATGAGGGGCAAGCTCCTCATATATTGGTCATGACAGCTACGCCTATTCCACGGACCCTCACCCTTTCAGTCTATGGGGATCTTTCTGTTTCAGTCATTGATGAAATGCCGCCAGGCAGAACACCCATACAGACGAGATGGCTTAAGAAAAAAGAAGAGGGACGGTTGTGGGCCTTTATACGGGAGAGGTGCTCCGCCAGGGAAAGGATATACTGGGTTTGCCCTCTCATAGATGAAAGTGAAACCCTTTCAGTGGCTTCGGTAACTGAGAGGTACGAATATCTCAAGAAACTTTTCCCGGATCTGAACGTAGGTCTTTTGCATGGTCAGCTTCCATCGAGTGAAAAAGAAACCATAATGAGGAGTTTTGCGAGGGGGCATCTTGACTTAATCGTTTCTACCACGGTTATTGAAGTAGGAGTTGATGTCCCCCAGGCCACTGTGATGGTCATAGAAGATGCTGATCGTTTTGGTCTCTCCCAACTTCATCAGCTTCGCGGGAGGGTGGGAAGGGGCGGGAACCAGAGCTACTGCGTTCTATTGAGCAATCCAACCACCAGGGAAGGTGTAGAAAGACTCAAGGTTATGTGTGCCACCACCGACGGTTTTAAAATAGCGGAAGCTGATTTGAGGCTTAGGGGACCGGGTGAGGTGTGTGGCGTCAGGCAGCATGGAATTACAGATTTCAGAGTGGCAGATCTCTTAAAGGATCGTTCTCTGCTCGACATGGCTAGAAAAGATGCTTTCAGTCTTGTGGAATGTGACCCTCGCCTTTCTGAAGAACAGGGACTTCTAGATTATGTTTTGAGAACGGTGGGAAAAAACCTTGAATTGGCGGGAATAGCATGA
- the sepF gene encoding cell division protein SepF has product MFERLMAMLGLAEYDYDDVGNEAALEVPVRTEEDLEERQKRVLKTPPTQAQIVICRGELCLDRREELGEALHRGLMVIVDLRNMERDVGQSVLDFLCGVAFAMRGDVVRVSPGVFIASPRKGITEEWKEEHRA; this is encoded by the coding sequence ATGTTTGAGCGCCTGATGGCTATGCTGGGGCTTGCCGAATACGACTATGATGATGTGGGGAACGAGGCAGCTCTGGAAGTACCGGTTCGTACCGAAGAAGATCTGGAGGAACGGCAGAAAAGGGTATTAAAAACTCCTCCCACCCAGGCACAAATAGTGATTTGCCGGGGTGAACTCTGCCTTGACCGGAGGGAAGAACTTGGAGAAGCTCTTCATAGAGGACTTATGGTCATTGTGGATTTGCGAAACATGGAACGGGATGTTGGGCAAAGCGTACTTGATTTTTTATGTGGAGTTGCATTTGCAATGCGTGGAGATGTGGTGCGAGTGTCGCCTGGAGTTTTTATAGCTTCTCCGCGTAAGGGGATAACAGAGGAATGGAAGGAGGAACATCGTGCCTGA
- a CDS encoding DivIVA domain-containing protein, with the protein MPDLITALDIESKTFSRSIRGYDPDQVDEFLDQIAETLRLMAQQITDLEREALLYEGQLKEYNNLKDTLQETLLMAQKSAEAKTEAAKQEADAIISEARAKSERIVFEAMNERDLHRREAASFADLKRVFKGDMVALLSKFSSILNSIEDKPEES; encoded by the coding sequence GTGCCTGATCTTATAACGGCCCTTGATATTGAAAGTAAGACTTTTTCAAGATCTATTCGCGGGTATGACCCCGATCAGGTTGATGAATTTCTCGATCAAATAGCAGAAACTCTTCGTCTGATGGCTCAGCAGATAACAGACCTGGAGCGGGAAGCCTTGCTCTATGAAGGGCAATTAAAAGAGTATAACAATCTGAAAGACACATTGCAGGAAACTCTTCTTATGGCTCAGAAAAGTGCTGAAGCCAAAACGGAAGCGGCGAAACAGGAGGCCGACGCGATTATTTCTGAAGCTCGGGCCAAAAGTGAGCGCATAGTGTTCGAGGCTATGAACGAGCGGGATCTTCATCGGCGGGAAGCTGCTAGTTTTGCAGACCTGAAGCGGGTATTCAAAGGAGATATGGTGGCTCTTTTATCGAAATTCTCTTCCATACTTAACTCCATTGAAGACAAACCGGAGGAGAGTTAA